A window of Corticium candelabrum chromosome 3, ooCorCand1.1, whole genome shotgun sequence contains these coding sequences:
- the LOC134176806 gene encoding neuroglian-like, with the protein MSPQVLYTITHKTQPTGPTNTNMWTLVRSTFLLIWILTVGSVPVDHGSELQFLIKPRTLYLQAAGSRVKLKCKATKESDAVVNWFHGDKKTPISREQIDTTRFVVKRDGTLVIKNTSKSAEGFYYCTITNKLGTKRARAAVAVLGWSQPKIRWKSLFVATVGSNITIPCHKDVSFMGKVYWMSGTNIVYNYLSGNPLPPHLRVYAQYTSLSSIDLKIQQARYSDTGTYTCVLNSIQHPQTTIRQVEVSVLTSELLTNSVQDHPPNVETVGYSSLIKQLDH; encoded by the exons ATGTCTCCacaagtactgtacacaaTTACGCACAAGACTCAACCCACAGGAccgacaaacacaaacatgtggaCGCTGGTTAGAAGCACATTCCTGCTCATTTGGATCCTGACCGTTGGAAGTGTACCAGTAGATCacg GTAGTGAGTTGCAATTTCTCATCAAGCCTCGCACTCTCTACCTGCAAGCGGCAGGATCAAGAGTCAAACTCAAATGCAAAGCTACAAAAGAATCGGATGCTGttgtaaattggtttcatGGTGATAAGAAGACACCAATCTCTAgagaacagatagacacaacaAGATTTGTTGTGAAGAGAGATGGTACTCTAGTGATCAAGAACACTTCAAAATCTGCAGAAGGATTCTACTACTGTACAATCACAAACAAGTTGGGTACAAAGAGAGCACGTGCTGCAGTGGCAGTTCTTG GTTGGTCTCAGCCTAAGATAAGATGGAAATCACTCTTTGTGGCAACagttggcagcaacatcacaATTCCTTGCCATAAAGATGTCTCCTTCATGGGGAAAGTCTATTGGATGTCCGGCACTAATATTGTCTACAACTATTTGTCCGGAAATCCATTGCCTCCCCACCTTCGTGTCTATGCTCAATACACATCCCTTTCCAGCATTGATCTCAAGATACAACAAGCCAGATACTCAGACACAGGAACCTACACTTGTGTTCTCAATTCAATCCAACATCCTCAAACTACCATCAGACAAGTAGAAGTGTCTGTTCTCACAA GTGAGCTACTTACGAATTCAGTGCAAGATCATCCTCCAAATGTTGAGACTGTTGGATATAGctcgttaattaaacagctgGATCACtag
- the LOC134176807 gene encoding platelet-activating factor acetylhydrolase IB subunit alpha1-like, whose amino-acid sequence MNPAVSASPVEDIVGDRRWMDMHERFVEEAQTIKTDLLFLGDSITLFWKQSEEWKLYFKPLGALNFGVGGDATQHLLWRIQNGELEPLNPKVIVLLIGTNNFTQQHSNEQVCEGIITIVKYIIEHKPHTKILLLGILPRGHRPSPVREKVEKINESVRLLASEFPAVQYQDVGYLFLNKDGILSSEDMHDYLHLTHLGYSKLSKVVHESVTQMLK is encoded by the exons ATGAATCCAGCAGTTTCAGCAAGTCCCGTTGAAGACATTGTTGGAGATAGACGTTGGATGGACATG CACGAACGGTTTGTTGAGGAGGCACAAACTATAAAAACAGACTTGTTATTTCTCGGAGACTCAATAACTCTATTCTGGAAGCAATCAGAG GAGTGGAAACTCTATTTTAAACCACTTGGAGCTCTGAATTTTGGAGTAGGTGGTGATGCTACACAACACTTGCTTTGGAGAATACAGAACGGAGAACTGGAGCCACTGAATCCAAAG GTAATCGTTTTGTTAATCGGCACTAACAACTTTACACAACAACATTCAAATGAGCAAGTGTGTGAAGGAATCATCACAATTGTGAAATACATCATCGAGCATAaaccacacacaaaaatacTTCTTTTG GGGATTCTTCCGAGAGGTCATAGACCTAGTCCTGTGAGGGAGAAAGTTGAAAAGATCAATGAGTCTGTGAGGTTGTTAGCAAGTGAGTTTCCGGCTGTTCAATATCAAGACGTAGGTTACTTGTTTCTTAACAAAGATGGAATACTCAGTAGTGAGGACATGCATGACTACTTGCATCTCACTCATTTAGGATACAGCAAGCTGAGCAAAGTTGTGCACGAATCTGTGACTCAAATGTTGAAATAA
- the LOC134176911 gene encoding neuromodulin-like: MSVSYAPVNLKVPDGFGDVLEGLTREILRSQPENIYNFATEYFESKIVMRRNMAVRNEAAETTSEEKPEVADDDKAADQVEKEDKLTGIDFSDPDAARAAVKIQAGYRGHLARERVKKLTEEKEKSQEEGKEEEEPAKEDIDIDLDDPEVQQAALTLQASFRGFQARKSLKGGKSGESTGNREEKESSEAVEDVKEEIAVDEKESGDADDAESQQNVEELEEDQPVVEEPDEDQNEVEGDEMAEEVASVEEITNEPDVEEQESAVQEEEKEDIEDETTKTETEVTEDGDNSQDVIDEQVEVAQPEVVDTVEGDVKQETNRDIEEEKMASEGGEKQDDGQGMNDCWSTACSLCCQTEFVDTCTCFFVILSVHLFVCYYAVEHCSE; the protein is encoded by the exons ATGTCGGTTTCTTACGCACCTGTGAACTTGAAGGTTCCTGATGGATTTGGAGACGTTCTGGAGGGCCTAACTCGTGAAATTCTACGCTCTCAGCCAGAAAACATCTACAATTTCGCAACCGAGTATTTTGAAAGCAAAATAGTGATGAGACGAA ATATGGCTGTCCGGAATGAGGCTGCTGAAACAACGTCCGAAGAaa AACCAGAAGTTGCAGACGACGATAAAGCTGCCGATCAAG TGGAGAAAGAGGACAAACTAACGGGCATTGACTTCAGTGATCCTGATGCTGCTCGAGCTGCTGTAAAAATACAGGCTGGTTACAGAGGTCATCTGGCTCGTGAACGGGTGAAGAAACTGACTGAAGAGAAGGAGAAGTCACAGGAAGAAGGAAAGGAAGAGGAGGAACCTGCCAAAGAGGATATTGACATTGACTTGGATGATCCTGAGGTGCAACAGGCTGCTCTGACTCTTCAAGCTAGTTTTAGAGGATTTCAAGCAAGGAAGAGTTTGAAGGGAGGAAAGAGTGGAGAAAGTACAGGAAACCGTGAAGAGAAAG AGAGTAGTGAAGCAGTCGAAGATGTTAAGGAAGAAATTGCTGTTGATGAGAAAGAATCAGGTGATGCAGATGATgcagaaagtcaacaaaacgTTGAAGAACTGGAGGAAGATCAGCCAGTGGTTGAGGAACCAGATGAAGATCAAAATGAAGTGGAAGGTGACGAGATGGCCGAGGAAGTTGCATCTGTGGAAGAGATAACAAATGAGCCAGATGTAGAAGAACAAGAATCAGCAGTTcaggaagaagagaaagaagataTAGAAGATGAAACAACCAAGACAGAGACTGAAGTCACGGAAGACGGGGACAACAGTCAAGACGTAATCGATGAACAAGTTGAAGTTGCACAACCAGAAGTGGTGGATACAGTAGAGGGAGATGTGAAACAGGAAACGAATAGAGACATAGAGGAGGAAAAAATGGCAAGTGAGGGAGGAGAAAAACAAGATGACGGTCAAGGTATGAATGATTGTTGGTCAACTGCGTGTTCATTGTGTTGTCAGACAGAGTTTGttgacacatgtacatgtttttttgtaattttgtctgtccacctgtttgtgtgttactACGCAGTAGAACATTGCA